A single Perognathus longimembris pacificus isolate PPM17 chromosome 17, ASM2315922v1, whole genome shotgun sequence DNA region contains:
- the LOC125365390 gene encoding olfactory receptor 1468-like isoform X2, translating into MTIRNQTIISEFLLLGLPIQPEHQHLFYALFLTMYLTTILGNLLIVVLIRLDPHLHTPMYLFLSNLSFSDLCFSSVTMPKLLQNMQSHVPAIPYAGCLTQMYFFLYFGDLESFLLLAMAYDRYVAICFPLHYTSIMNPKLCVGLMVLSWVLTTFHAMLHTLLAARLSFCGNNVIPHFFCDLSALLKLACSDTHVNELVIFIMGGLIFVTPFLLILLSYARIISSILRVPSMRNIHRVFSTCGSHLSVVSLFYGTCSALYLCPSADNSTVKETVMAMMYTVVTPMLNPFIYSLRNRDMNGALRRLSSRAGNVA; encoded by the coding sequence ATGACAATAAGGAATCAAACTATCATCTCAGAGTTCCTCCTCCTGGGCCTGCCCATCCAGCCAGAACACCAGCACCTGTTCTATGCCCTGTTCCTGACCATGTACCTTACCACCATCCTGGGGAATCTCCTCATCGTGGTCCTAATTCGACTGGACCCCCATCTCCACACACCCATGTACCTATTTCTTAGTAACTTGTCCTTCTCTGACCTCTGCTTCTCCTCTGTGACCATGCCCAAACTATTGCAGAACATGCAGAGCCATGTCCCGGCCATCCCCTATGCAGGATGCCTGACACAGATGTACTTCTTCCTGTATTTCGGAGACCTAGAGAGCTTCCTCCTTTTggccatggcctatgaccgctatgtggccatctgcttcCCCTTACACTACACCAGCATCATGAACCCCAAGCTGTGTGTGGGTCTGATGGTGCTGTCCTGGGTGCTGACCACATTCCATGCCATGCTGCACACCCTGCTTGCGGCCAGATTGTCTTTCTGTGGGAACAATGTGATCCCCCACTTCTTCTGTGATCTGTCTGCTCTCCTGAAGCTGGCCTGCTCTGACACTCATGTTAATGAATTGGTGATCTTCATCATGGGAGGCCTAATATTTGTGACTCCCTTCCTACTCATCCTCCTGTCCTATGCAAGAATCATTTCTTCCATCCTCAGGGTCCCTTCCATGCGAAACATCCACAGGGTCTTCTCCACCTGCGGCTCCCATCTGTCTGTGGTGTCACTGTTCTATGGGACGTGCTCTGCACTCTACTTATGTCCATCAGCTGATAACTCTACTGTGAAGGAGACTGTCATGGCGATGATGTACACAGTGGTGACCCCCATGCTGAACCCCTtcatctacagcctgaggaacagAGACATGAATGGTGCCCTAAGAAGA
- the LOC125365816 gene encoding olfactory receptor 1468-like, giving the protein MRERNQTIVSEFLLLGLPIKLEHQHLFYVLFLAMYLTTVLGNLLIIVLIRLDPHLHTPMYAFLSNLSFSDLCFSSVTIPKMLRNMQSQVPAIPYAGCLTQMYFYLFFADLESFLLVAMAYDRYVAICFPLHYTSIMSPKLCVGLMVVCWVLTTFHAMLHTLLVARLTFCKNNVIPHFFCDISALLKLACSDTRVNELVIFIMGGLVIVVPFTLIILSYTHIVSSILKVPSARSIRKVFSTCGSHLSVVSLFYGTIIGLYLCPSANNSTVKETVMAMMYTVVTPMLNPFIYSLRNRDMKGALGRIICKDKIHSCLFW; this is encoded by the coding sequence ATGAGAGAAAGGAACCAAACCATCGTCTCAGAGTTCCTCCTCCTGGGCCTGCCCATCAAACTTGAGCACCAACATCTGTTCTATGTCCTGTTCCTGGCCATGTACCTTACCACTGTCCTGGGGAACCTCCTCATCATTGTCCTCATTCGACTGGACCCCCATCTCCACACGCCCATGTATGCATTTCTCAGCAACCTGTCTTTCTCTGACCTCTGCTTCTCCTCAGTCACCATCCCCAAAATGCTGAGAAACATGCAGAGCCAAGTACCAGCCATCCCCTATGCAGGCTGCCTGACACAGATGTACTTCTATCTGTTTTTTGCAGACCTAGAGAGTTTTCTCCTTGTGGCCATGgcttatgaccgctatgtggccatctgcttcCCCCTGCACTATACCAGCATCATGAGCCCCAAGCTGTGTGTGGGCCTCATGGTGGTGTGCTGGGTGCTGACCACATTCCACGCAATGCTGCACACCCTTCTCGTGGCCAGATTGACTTTCTGTAAGAACAATGTGATTCCCCACTTCTTCTGTGACATATCTGCTCTGCTGAAGCTGGCTTGCTCTGACACCCGTGTTAATGAGTTGGTGATTTTTATCATGGGTGGGCTTGTCATCGTTGTCCCATTTACACTCATCATTCTGTCCTATACACACATTGTCTCCTCTATCCTCAAGGTCCCTTCTGCTCGCAGTATCCGCAAGGTCTTTTCTACTTGTGGATCCCATCTGTCTGTGGTATCTCTGTTCTATGGGACAATTATTGGTCTCTACCTATGTCCATCAGCAAATAATTCTACTGTGAAGGAGACTGTCATGGCAATGATGTACACAGTAGTGACCCCCATGCTGAACCCCTtcatctacagcctgaggaacagAGACATGAAGGGAGCCCTGGGAAGAATCATATGTAAGGACAAAATTCATTCCTGTCTATTTTGGTAA
- the LOC125365390 gene encoding olfactory receptor 1468-like isoform X1, with the protein MTIRNQTIISEFLLLGLPIQPEHQHLFYALFLTMYLTTILGNLLIVVLIRLDPHLHTPMYLFLSNLSFSDLCFSSVTMPKLLQNMQSHVPAIPYAGCLTQMYFFLYFGDLESFLLLAMAYDRYVAICFPLHYTSIMNPKLCVGLMVLSWVLTTFHAMLHTLLAARLSFCGNNVIPHFFCDLSALLKLACSDTHVNELVIFIMGGLIFVTPFLLILLSYARIISSILRVPSMRNIHRVFSTCGSHLSVVSLFYGTCSALYLCPSADNSTVKETVMAMMYTVVTPMLNPFIYSLRNRDMNGALRRVFCKKFHFHL; encoded by the coding sequence ATGACAATAAGGAATCAAACTATCATCTCAGAGTTCCTCCTCCTGGGCCTGCCCATCCAGCCAGAACACCAGCACCTGTTCTATGCCCTGTTCCTGACCATGTACCTTACCACCATCCTGGGGAATCTCCTCATCGTGGTCCTAATTCGACTGGACCCCCATCTCCACACACCCATGTACCTATTTCTTAGTAACTTGTCCTTCTCTGACCTCTGCTTCTCCTCTGTGACCATGCCCAAACTATTGCAGAACATGCAGAGCCATGTCCCGGCCATCCCCTATGCAGGATGCCTGACACAGATGTACTTCTTCCTGTATTTCGGAGACCTAGAGAGCTTCCTCCTTTTggccatggcctatgaccgctatgtggccatctgcttcCCCTTACACTACACCAGCATCATGAACCCCAAGCTGTGTGTGGGTCTGATGGTGCTGTCCTGGGTGCTGACCACATTCCATGCCATGCTGCACACCCTGCTTGCGGCCAGATTGTCTTTCTGTGGGAACAATGTGATCCCCCACTTCTTCTGTGATCTGTCTGCTCTCCTGAAGCTGGCCTGCTCTGACACTCATGTTAATGAATTGGTGATCTTCATCATGGGAGGCCTAATATTTGTGACTCCCTTCCTACTCATCCTCCTGTCCTATGCAAGAATCATTTCTTCCATCCTCAGGGTCCCTTCCATGCGAAACATCCACAGGGTCTTCTCCACCTGCGGCTCCCATCTGTCTGTGGTGTCACTGTTCTATGGGACGTGCTCTGCACTCTACTTATGTCCATCAGCTGATAACTCTACTGTGAAGGAGACTGTCATGGCGATGATGTACACAGTGGTGACCCCCATGCTGAACCCCTtcatctacagcctgaggaacagAGACATGAATGGTGCCCTAAGAAGAGTCTTTTGCAAGAAATTTCACTTCCACCTATGA